In one Sporomusa sphaeroides DSM 2875 genomic region, the following are encoded:
- a CDS encoding ATP-binding protein: MNYTDTLKSVDLVLATGEVPLIIGESGIGKTALAKEIARMNNWSLIVINGNLLKEGEIGGLPTIDSYTKVTAKGAALEKKTTVYAVHNKLREIDEEIAKGKTVLLFIDEINRCEHTVQQELMNIILNREINDYKLHESVKIVAAMNPSNKYGSDLDYQVVDMDAAQENRFVWLYMEPDYKQWLAWAIDAGIEQKVIEFISTFPDYLHKINTEDINATPRSYERISSIYKIYKEKKAAIPRAVFVNVIRGNVGKLIAEEFVSFVESDYNLLIAYEDVFACDALPESIITRVKNESHTRLYLSAKNILKALEANIKNAAATPGYIDRLIEFLKTYPVDLMIGIMKDIKNSYPEVYKQAIENEDFVESYFNSYSSIR; encoded by the coding sequence ATGAATTATACAGACACATTAAAAAGTGTTGACTTAGTACTGGCTACCGGCGAAGTACCTCTAATCATTGGTGAAAGCGGCATAGGAAAAACGGCTTTGGCCAAGGAAATTGCCAGAATGAATAATTGGAGCTTAATTGTTATCAATGGGAACCTCCTTAAAGAAGGTGAAATTGGCGGTCTGCCAACCATAGATTCCTATACAAAAGTAACTGCCAAAGGAGCGGCGCTGGAAAAGAAAACCACCGTATATGCCGTTCATAATAAACTACGGGAAATTGATGAAGAGATAGCTAAAGGCAAGACTGTTCTGCTATTTATCGACGAAATCAATCGCTGTGAGCATACAGTACAACAGGAGCTTATGAACATCATCTTAAACAGGGAAATTAATGATTATAAGTTGCATGAATCTGTAAAAATAGTAGCCGCTATGAATCCTTCAAATAAATATGGTTCAGATCTTGATTACCAGGTTGTCGATATGGATGCAGCGCAGGAGAATAGATTTGTATGGCTATATATGGAACCAGATTACAAGCAGTGGTTAGCCTGGGCCATCGATGCCGGGATCGAGCAAAAGGTTATAGAGTTTATCTCCACCTTCCCGGATTATTTGCATAAAATAAATACAGAAGACATAAACGCTACTCCCAGAAGCTATGAAAGAATCTCCAGTATTTACAAAATTTACAAAGAGAAAAAAGCAGCCATACCCAGGGCCGTGTTTGTAAATGTTATTAGAGGAAATGTAGGAAAACTCATTGCAGAAGAATTTGTCAGCTTTGTTGAGTCAGATTACAATCTCCTGATAGCGTATGAAGATGTTTTTGCCTGTGATGCTCTGCCGGAATCTATCATAACAAGAGTAAAAAACGAAAGTCATACAAGACTGTATCTATCTGCCAAAAATATACTAAAAGCCTTAGAAGCAAACATAAAAAATGCTGCCGCCACCCCCGGTTATATTGACAGACTTATTGAGTTTTTAAAAACCTATCCGGTAGATTTAATGATCGGAATCATGAAAGATATTAAAAACAGTTATCCTGAAGTATACAAACAGGCCATAGAAAATGAAGACTTTGTAGAATCCTATTTTAACTCCTATAGCTCGATAAGGTGA
- a CDS encoding cyclic nucleotide-binding domain-containing protein: protein MITNNEKTNSCSTIIAENSIEICVAKTPAEKRAIYHFRYQIYVEEMSKHLVAADHDNKLLYDELDEWAILLYAKVGSEIIATYRINIGTMANFPQKIIEFLALDTFNNGIIEHGSHKIAYATKVMVTPAHRSSPALYLFMAKCYEICCYEQVQFLLGACNFHLLRLYEQLGFRRYYKNFLDPGYGLLVPLAMLIDDVEHLRKLRSPLFRIARKRQSLNTKAIEWFDTAFTGNFSIINSQLTTEEELWSILCKRLHCPPTAGITLLQNLSETEAKKLLHNCGILVKCDPDDIITFQGDVSYTYNILISGKLKSLTVKRPNKEYVTPGQHFGANGLTEQNTHTEDIAATSSTEILALSGIAFQKFYRSHPEIAHKVVKSIINSKKKLARIK, encoded by the coding sequence ATGATAACCAATAATGAAAAAACAAATTCCTGCTCAACAATAATCGCTGAGAATTCAATTGAAATTTGCGTAGCTAAAACCCCGGCAGAAAAGAGGGCAATATACCACTTTCGCTATCAAATCTATGTAGAGGAAATGTCTAAGCATCTTGTAGCGGCTGATCATGATAATAAGCTTTTATATGATGAACTGGATGAATGGGCGATATTGTTATATGCTAAAGTTGGTTCAGAGATAATTGCCACTTATCGAATCAATATCGGCACCATGGCAAACTTTCCACAAAAAATAATCGAGTTTTTAGCTCTGGATACATTTAATAATGGTATTATTGAACATGGTAGTCATAAAATTGCCTATGCAACAAAAGTAATGGTCACTCCCGCTCATCGAAGTTCGCCTGCATTATATTTGTTTATGGCAAAATGCTATGAAATTTGTTGTTATGAACAAGTCCAATTTCTCTTAGGCGCCTGCAACTTTCATTTACTGCGGCTCTATGAGCAACTAGGCTTCCGCAGATATTATAAAAATTTTCTTGACCCTGGCTATGGCCTGTTAGTCCCGCTTGCTATGCTTATAGATGACGTTGAGCATCTACGTAAATTACGTTCCCCTCTTTTTCGCATAGCAAGGAAAAGACAATCATTAAATACCAAAGCTATTGAATGGTTTGATACCGCTTTCACTGGTAATTTCTCTATTATTAATAGTCAACTGACTACAGAGGAAGAATTATGGAGCATTTTGTGCAAACGCTTGCATTGTCCACCAACGGCAGGAATAACCTTACTGCAGAATTTATCTGAAACAGAAGCAAAAAAACTCCTTCACAATTGCGGAATTTTGGTGAAGTGCGATCCGGACGATATTATTACTTTTCAAGGCGATGTTAGTTACACCTATAATATATTAATTTCCGGCAAATTAAAGTCATTAACTGTTAAGCGCCCAAATAAGGAATACGTCACACCCGGTCAGCATTTCGGGGCAAACGGATTAACCGAGCAAAATACACACACGGAAGACATAGCAGCTACTAGTTCTACAGAAATACTAGCATTATCCGGTATTGCTTTTCAAAAGTTTTATCGTTCCCACCCGGAAATTGCCCACAAGGTCGTCAAAAGTATTATCAATAGCAAGAAAAAACTAGCTCGTATTAAATGA
- a CDS encoding PAS domain-containing sensor histidine kinase, translated as MDYIYLSVMSSLVGTLAIILVCIYLYALYRVRYMVIWAIGWLILLLRYVILDSGLVPWKLSVWGLSLYQTISLLFILMIVWSTYSLINKPLSKWWVYGTAGILIASSALNVLAPTLPYKLLFPVYAGCFALIWIGFLYIRHLKAPRFGRLVVGWAYILMGLLNFIFPFTVNGSWYVPLCYVLGGTVRLVIAIGTLILFFEKTRTDLSNKEIQYQLLAENAIDVIYYYRLSPEAALEYISPSVLTVTGYPPENYYADNKLIFKLVHPDDRALLNNFINNLPYSVETPLTIRVLREDKSTIWIEQKCVPIYDEQGRLMALEGIIRDITQRKKLEQMASAFDRMHMVGSMAATVAHEIRNPMTTVRGYLQVLGRKEKYQTDKEKFELMIEEIDRANSIIREYLSLSHEKFVSLKKCSLNHIIKALFPLIQADANSSKVYVTLDLSDIPELPLDENEIRQLLLNLVRNGIEAMPLGGNLVIGTVLADNKAVLSISDQGSEIPPHILEHLGTPFFTTKDTGTGLGLPICYQIAHRHNASIQIDTSDTGTTFFVNFNPPAP; from the coding sequence ATGGATTATATTTATTTGTCCGTTATGAGTTCACTAGTTGGAACGCTTGCCATAATTCTAGTTTGCATATATCTGTATGCGTTATACCGCGTGCGCTATATGGTTATATGGGCCATCGGCTGGCTTATCCTGCTCTTACGGTACGTTATTTTGGATTCCGGATTAGTTCCCTGGAAACTGTCAGTTTGGGGATTATCACTATATCAAACGATATCTTTGCTCTTTATTTTGATGATTGTTTGGAGTACTTATAGTCTCATAAACAAGCCGCTTAGTAAATGGTGGGTTTATGGCACTGCCGGTATTCTCATTGCAAGTTCCGCATTGAATGTTCTAGCTCCCACCTTACCTTATAAATTATTGTTTCCCGTCTATGCCGGCTGCTTTGCCCTCATATGGATTGGGTTCCTTTATATACGCCATCTTAAGGCACCAAGGTTTGGCCGCTTGGTTGTCGGCTGGGCTTATATTCTCATGGGTCTTCTGAATTTTATCTTTCCTTTTACTGTTAATGGCTCATGGTATGTTCCCTTGTGCTATGTTCTGGGCGGAACAGTGCGCCTGGTCATTGCTATCGGAACCTTGATATTATTTTTCGAAAAAACCCGAACTGACTTATCCAACAAAGAAATTCAATATCAACTATTAGCCGAAAACGCTATTGACGTAATCTATTATTATCGCCTATCTCCTGAAGCCGCCCTCGAATATATAAGCCCCTCGGTTTTGACAGTCACCGGTTATCCCCCTGAAAACTATTATGCTGATAATAAATTAATCTTCAAATTGGTACATCCTGATGATAGAGCCCTTCTGAACAATTTCATCAACAATCTGCCGTACTCTGTCGAGACTCCACTGACAATACGCGTGTTGAGAGAAGATAAAAGCACCATCTGGATTGAGCAGAAATGTGTCCCGATCTATGATGAACAAGGCCGGCTCATGGCATTGGAAGGTATTATCCGCGATATCACGCAACGAAAAAAACTGGAACAAATGGCCTCAGCCTTTGACAGGATGCATATGGTGGGCAGTATGGCGGCAACTGTCGCTCATGAAATCAGAAATCCCATGACCACCGTGCGCGGCTACCTGCAGGTACTGGGCCGAAAGGAAAAGTATCAAACCGATAAAGAAAAATTTGAATTAATGATTGAGGAAATAGACAGAGCCAATAGTATTATCCGGGAATACCTTTCCCTGTCCCATGAAAAATTTGTTAGTTTAAAAAAATGCTCGTTAAATCATATCATTAAAGCATTATTCCCTTTGATCCAGGCAGACGCTAATTCCTCCAAAGTATATGTGACTCTTGACCTTAGCGATATTCCCGAATTGCCGTTGGACGAAAATGAAATCCGTCAATTGTTACTGAATCTAGTACGTAATGGTATTGAAGCAATGCCGCTAGGCGGGAACCTGGTTATTGGTACGGTCCTTGCAGATAACAAAGCTGTTTTATCCATTAGTGACCAAGGCTCGGAAATACCGCCGCATATACTAGAACACTTGGGTACACCATTCTTTACGACTAAGGATACAGGCACAGGCTTAGGGCTGCCAATTTGTTACCAAATAGCCCACCGGCATAATGCCAGTATACAAATTGATACCAGTGACACAGGAACTACTTTTTTCGTGAATTTTAATCCACCCGCTCCGTAA
- a CDS encoding ECF transporter S component, with amino-acid sequence MEQRSLNQTKLLVYAALGIALVFICTVFVNVRLPVAANGGLIHLGNVPLFIIAILYGRWLGALAGGIGMALFDVVGGWFLWAPFTLIIVGLMGYTVGAICEKNQTLTAYVLALVVACIIKVVGYYGAEAIIYGNWLIPMTSIPGNLVQIGVASVIVLPVVLKLRKHSAIFTWAGSR; translated from the coding sequence ATGGAACAACGATCTTTAAATCAAACAAAACTACTGGTCTATGCGGCCTTGGGCATTGCTCTTGTTTTTATTTGTACGGTATTTGTAAATGTTCGTTTGCCTGTTGCCGCTAACGGGGGATTAATTCATTTAGGGAATGTGCCTTTATTCATTATTGCCATTCTTTATGGGCGCTGGTTAGGAGCTTTGGCGGGGGGAATCGGTATGGCCCTTTTTGATGTGGTGGGCGGCTGGTTTCTGTGGGCGCCCTTTACTCTGATTATTGTCGGGCTTATGGGGTATACCGTCGGCGCTATTTGCGAAAAGAATCAGACGCTCACGGCCTATGTTCTGGCTTTGGTGGTGGCTTGTATCATTAAGGTAGTTGGTTATTATGGGGCCGAAGCGATTATTTATGGCAATTGGCTCATACCGATGACATCAATCCCCGGTAATCTTGTTCAGATCGGTGTGGCGTCAGTCATTGTCCTGCCTGTTGTGCTCAAATTAAGGAAACATAGCGCCATTTTTACCTGGGCAGGAAGCCGCTGA
- a CDS encoding AraC family transcriptional regulator, producing MLDKMNTALRYIEENLAGDIDFKEVARQACCSEYHFKRMFSFLASVTLSEYIRRRRLSLAAFEFINSDIKVIDVAVKYGYNSPDAFTRAFQSLHGITPSEAKNNGQVLKAYPRMTFQLSIRGGIEMNYRIVKKEAFRIIGIKKRVPIVFNGVNPDIAAMWQSLDIEIIAKLKSLSNIDPAGLISASTNFSEGRMEEKGELDHYIGVATTKDCPADLMPLEVPAATWAVFTAVGPFPETLQDVWGRIYSEWLPASHYELAEGPEILWNEHKDITAPNFKSEIWMPVLKK from the coding sequence ATGCTTGACAAAATGAATACAGCCTTGCGGTATATTGAAGAAAACCTGGCTGGTGATATCGACTTTAAAGAGGTAGCCAGACAGGCTTGTTGCTCGGAATATCATTTTAAAAGAATGTTCTCTTTCCTGGCAAGTGTCACATTATCGGAGTACATTCGCCGCAGACGTCTTTCACTTGCCGCATTTGAGTTTATCAATAGTGATATAAAGGTCATTGACGTTGCCGTTAAGTACGGATACAATTCACCAGATGCATTTACCAGAGCTTTTCAAAGTTTGCACGGTATAACACCGTCTGAAGCTAAAAACAATGGACAGGTATTAAAAGCCTATCCGCGGATGACCTTTCAGTTGTCAATCAGAGGAGGTATCGAAATGAACTATCGCATCGTAAAAAAAGAAGCTTTTCGTATCATTGGCATCAAAAAAAGAGTTCCTATCGTTTTTAACGGGGTTAACCCTGATATTGCTGCTATGTGGCAATCATTAGATATTGAGATAATAGCCAAACTAAAAAGCCTTTCAAATATTGATCCTGCAGGGCTAATTAGTGCATCTACAAACTTCTCCGAAGGCAGAATGGAGGAAAAAGGCGAACTTGACCATTATATTGGCGTAGCGACAACTAAAGACTGTCCCGCCGACCTGATGCCACTTGAAGTCCCTGCTGCAACGTGGGCCGTCTTTACGGCAGTTGGACCTTTTCCTGAGACACTTCAGGATGTATGGGGACGCATTTATTCCGAATGGTTACCCGCCTCACACTATGAATTAGCAGAAGGACCAGAGATTTTATGGAACGAGCATAAAGATATAACCGCACCGAATTTTAAAAGTGAGATATGGATGCCGGTTTTAAAAAAATAG
- a CDS encoding spore coat protein, translating to MASLIGSIFSGSTGESADKIIAYNSTYGAAATAQAYFSAALTATTPEVRAFLAGYCSQSLTGHEGIMNYMIQKKWVNPYDQPENQLSTVVQESLSSFKAH from the coding sequence ATGGCTTCACTGATAGGATCAATTTTTTCCGGAAGCACGGGTGAATCTGCTGATAAAATTATTGCCTATAACTCTACATACGGTGCAGCCGCCACGGCACAAGCCTATTTTTCGGCAGCCTTAACAGCAACTACCCCTGAGGTTCGTGCTTTTTTGGCAGGATATTGTTCCCAAAGCCTGACAGGACATGAGGGAATCATGAACTATATGATTCAGAAGAAATGGGTAAATCCATATGACCAGCCAGAAAACCAACTTTCAACAGTTGTACAAGAGTCCTTGTCCTCTTTTAAAGCTCATTAA
- a CDS encoding LysR family transcriptional regulator, translating into MELRQLKYFQLVCQLGSITNAAEQAHIAQPAMSIAIQKLEEELGVQLLDRSQKKIKVTSAGCVFLKRVGDILTRVENSVLEMKDYGSFHRENLRIGIPPMLGAMLFPYIFSKFQKEHPYLYITVIEEGSLTIAGMLEKGELDIGIIIISNLSPQLDTISITTSEVFVCLPIGHPLTQLSRIPLQELRGEQFLLFKEDTFSHQLVVEECTKNQFSPRIVVSSSQIETIIGLVEQGVGITFLLEPIARKHSNVASLPLANSLSVTAGLAWNKNRYLSNATQAFISAIQNFSEQFTGEKTDTSQKNI; encoded by the coding sequence ATGGAACTTCGGCAGTTAAAATATTTCCAACTGGTTTGCCAATTAGGTAGTATAACGAACGCAGCCGAACAAGCTCACATTGCCCAACCTGCAATGTCAATTGCAATTCAGAAGCTGGAAGAAGAGCTGGGAGTACAACTATTAGACCGCAGCCAGAAGAAAATTAAAGTGACTTCTGCAGGTTGCGTTTTTTTGAAGAGAGTGGGAGACATTCTGACCAGAGTAGAGAATTCCGTTCTGGAGATGAAAGATTATGGCAGCTTTCACCGGGAGAATCTGCGCATAGGAATACCGCCTATGCTGGGAGCAATGTTATTTCCTTATATATTTAGCAAATTTCAAAAAGAACACCCTTATTTGTATATTACCGTTATTGAAGAGGGGTCTCTGACTATTGCCGGCATGCTTGAAAAAGGAGAGCTTGATATTGGCATTATAATTATTTCGAATTTGTCGCCTCAGTTAGATACGATATCTATTACGACAAGTGAAGTATTTGTCTGCTTACCTATAGGTCATCCCCTTACCCAGCTCTCACGCATTCCATTACAAGAACTAAGGGGCGAGCAATTTCTTTTATTTAAAGAAGATACCTTTTCCCATCAACTTGTCGTTGAAGAATGTACGAAGAACCAGTTCTCGCCTCGTATAGTTGTTTCGTCCAGCCAGATAGAAACAATAATAGGTTTAGTCGAGCAGGGAGTTGGGATCACCTTTTTACTTGAACCTATTGCCAGAAAACATTCTAATGTTGCCAGCCTTCCGTTGGCCAATTCACTATCTGTTACAGCAGGGCTTGCCTGGAACAAAAATCGTTATTTATCGAACGCTACACAGGCATTTATCAGCGCAATACAGAATTTCTCCGAGCAATTTACAGGGGAGAAAACAGATACTTCTCAAAAAAACATTTGA
- a CDS encoding MerR family transcriptional regulator, whose protein sequence is MYAIGDMSKIHNVPIRTLRYYDKIGLFKPSFVDQGTGYRYYSTEQFEQLNIIKYLKSRESPIVSV, encoded by the coding sequence ATGTATGCAATTGGTGATATGTCAAAAATTCATAATGTGCCCATTAGAACTTTACGTTATTATGATAAAATTGGGTTATTCAAGCCTAGTTTCGTAGATCAAGGAACCGGATACAGGTATTATTCAACAGAGCAGTTTGAACAGTTGAACATTATCAAGTATTTGAAATCAAGAGAATCGCCCATTGTATCAGTATAA
- a CDS encoding class I SAM-dependent methyltransferase: protein MYEYIMGLIVVFLLIWFAWKYSSRHTNIPCPSWLYWLVELENPFAKGCQSAVIITGLNVKRGMTILDIGCGPGRLSIPLAKAVGEQGRIISIDIQTEMLNIVQQKAERENIKNISVVNIPMGEGKLCDYSADGAVMAAVLGEIPNRASALEEIYKSLKPDGILAIAETIFDPHYQSKQTILNLVQPIGFSQVDFIGNKIAFTIYLKKI, encoded by the coding sequence ATGTATGAATACATTATGGGCCTAATTGTAGTATTTTTGCTTATTTGGTTTGCCTGGAAATATTCTTCTCGGCATACAAATATACCGTGTCCATCCTGGCTTTACTGGCTTGTTGAGTTAGAAAACCCTTTTGCGAAAGGATGTCAATCAGCGGTTATAATTACTGGTCTTAATGTTAAAAGAGGAATGACAATACTTGATATTGGATGTGGTCCGGGCAGGCTAAGCATACCGCTAGCAAAAGCGGTTGGGGAACAAGGCCGAATTATTTCAATTGATATTCAAACTGAAATGCTAAACATAGTCCAACAAAAGGCCGAGAGGGAAAACATTAAAAACATCAGTGTTGTTAATATTCCCATGGGAGAAGGTAAACTTTGTGATTATAGTGCAGACGGGGCAGTAATGGCCGCTGTACTTGGTGAGATTCCTAACAGGGCTAGTGCCCTTGAAGAAATATATAAATCCTTAAAACCTGATGGAATTCTTGCAATCGCGGAAACAATTTTTGATCCCCATTACCAAAGTAAGCAAACCATATTGAATTTAGTCCAACCAATCGGATTTTCACAAGTCGATTTTATTGGGAACAAAATAGCGTTTACAATATATTTAAAGAAGATATAA
- a CDS encoding CGGC domain-containing protein, whose protein sequence is MRIGILTCSAATQDSGCSSVSCLHDLRKRKGAFERYSNDQTLDLIGIINCAGCPTLAGPEKLLSRVRSLAEFRVDAIHFSYCIDALCPYKSKYQALIKENFPVIDVIIGTHEAHVTHEQFRESVKGLFCQPKRTMVEVIKGK, encoded by the coding sequence GTGAGAATTGGCATTTTAACTTGCTCTGCAGCAACTCAGGATTCGGGGTGCTCATCAGTTAGTTGTCTTCATGATTTAAGAAAGAGAAAAGGGGCATTTGAAAGGTACAGTAATGATCAAACACTTGACCTAATTGGTATTATCAACTGTGCTGGATGTCCAACTTTAGCCGGTCCAGAAAAACTATTGAGTAGAGTTCGTTCATTAGCAGAATTCCGGGTTGATGCGATTCATTTTTCATATTGCATTGACGCTCTATGCCCTTATAAGTCAAAGTATCAGGCATTAATAAAAGAGAATTTTCCTGTAATCGACGTTATAATTGGAACTCACGAAGCGCATGTGACGCATGAACAATTTCGGGAAAGTGTTAAAGGCTTATTCTGCCAGCCAAAGCGAACAATGGTGGAGGTTATAAAAGGAAAGTAG